In Aeromicrobium sp. A1-2, the DNA window GTCCCCCGACCTGATAGTCACCGGACCGCTCACGGCAGGTTCGGCGATCGTCTTCATGGCCTTGGCGAGGCCGTCTGCATCGACCGCCGGCTCGACGACGACGGTCGGGACCTTAACCGGATCCTCCTCGACGAGGTAGGCCGCACGGATCGCCGTCTGGGCGTCGGCACGTGCCACGACCAGACCCGGCTTGGGTTGGCGCGCCACAGGCTTGGCCTTGGGGAACGTGATCTGAGCCTCGACGACGTCCTGGTTGACAGTCTCGCTGATCGTGCCGATCGTGCTCTGCAGCTTGGCATCGTCGACATCGAGGGCAGGGGCGGTGGCGTGGTCACCGATGAACAGGCCAACGATGTCGGCCGGGTCCCAACTGCGCTGGCCACCTGCCTCCGAGACTGACCGGTCGACATCGAGCGCGAGGCCAGCGTCCTTCGGCTCGATCTCGAACGACGTCTTGTCGTGCTCCAGAGTGATCGGCCGGTCGACGTTGGGCGACAGGGCCTTGTCGACGGCAGAACGCGCCGCGCTGGGTGACATGCCGCTGACGTCGACGCCACCGATCGTCGCGTTGGCGGGCATCCGGGTGCCGGTCAGGAAGTAGCCCCCGACGTACAACGCGCCCACCACGACCGCCAGGGCAAGGACGAAGCGGCGTGCACGGTGCGAGGACGGACCGTCGCCGGACTCGGCCGGCGGGAGGTCTGTGCCGTCGTCGTCTGTGTCGTCGTCGTCTGCGCCCGGCTCGGCCAGTCCGTCGGCCAGGGGGACGGCCAGGGGGACGGCCAGGACGGCTTCCGTCTGGTCAGCGGGCTCGTCCTGCTCGAGGGCCGTCTCCGTCTCCCCAGCGGGCTCGTCCTCGGCAGGCCCGTCGGCCGACTCCGGCTCGGGCTCGTCGGGGTCGGCTACAGGCTCATCCGCCTCGAGAGCGGTCTCCGGCACCTCTTCAGGCTCGTCCGCATCAGGCTTGTCCGGGTCAGGCGCATCGGCCTCGACCGGAGCGGCGTCCTCGGCAGCGACATCGGGCTCGTCGTCCAGATCGATCTCTGCGTCCGGCTCGACGACCAGGCCGGGCTCGGCGATGCCTGGCCCTTCGCCCAGGAGCTCTGCTCCGTCGGCATCTTTCGCGACGTCAGGAGCGCCCTGGTTCTCGCCGGAGGTGTTGTCGTCAGGTGTTTCGGTCATGGGTTGCTCCCGTAGACGGTCTTTTCCGAGTCCGGTAGTCGCAGGATCGTTCCGTAGTGGGCACGGTAGTAGAGAAGTGGGTCGTCGATGTCGTCCCGCACAGCAGCGCCGGTGACTGCCCCGACGAGGATCGTGTGATCTCCGCCTGCGGTCACCGAGACCGTGGAGCACTCGAGCCAGGCGAGCGAGTCGTCGAGCAACGGGGCACCGGAAGCCCCGCGGTGGAACGCGATCCCTTGCATCTGGTCCTCCAGCGGGCGGCCCCGGTGGGCGAACCAGGCCGATGCCGCGATGCCTTCCTCGGCCAGGATCGAGACGCCCCAGAACCCGGTCTCGAGGACAGCTTCGTGGAACCGGCTCTCGGTGTGGGAGCACACCAGCACCAGCGGCGGGTCGAGCGAGACCGAGGTGAACGCGCTCGCGGTCATGGCGTGATCGATCCCGTTCTGGGTCGTCGAGACGACCGTGACGCCGCTCGCGAACCTACCGAGAGCTCCGCGAAAGGCCTGCTGGTCCACCGTCGCGGTCATCGGACCAGCCTAG includes these proteins:
- a CDS encoding VanW family protein; its protein translation is MTETPDDNTSGENQGAPDVAKDADGAELLGEGPGIAEPGLVVEPDAEIDLDDEPDVAAEDAAPVEADAPDPDKPDADEPEEVPETALEADEPVADPDEPEPESADGPAEDEPAGETETALEQDEPADQTEAVLAVPLAVPLADGLAEPGADDDDTDDDGTDLPPAESGDGPSSHRARRFVLALAVVVGALYVGGYFLTGTRMPANATIGGVDVSGMSPSAARSAVDKALSPNVDRPITLEHDKTSFEIEPKDAGLALDVDRSVSEAGGQRSWDPADIVGLFIGDHATAPALDVDDAKLQSTIGTISETVNQDVVEAQITFPKAKPVARQPKPGLVVARADAQTAIRAAYLVEEDPVKVPTVVVEPAVDADGLAKAMKTIAEPAVSGPVTIRSGDKKVALPVTAYAPALVVQIVDNQLTPQLDPKKLAKPLTDSTTGIGKKAVDATVRIEKGKAVVVPGKAGIGLQPEEMATKLIPALTKTGDERMVEIEAKVVDPEFTTRDAKALKITEKISSFDTTFPYAEYRNINQGRAAELLNGTIVKPGETFSFNDTVGERTPGNGFVSGTVINGGVFREELGGGVSQVVTTTYNASFFGGMEDVEHHPHAFYINRYPVGREATVYFGSLDLRFKNPTDYGVLIRSYVVKATPSSPGIMHVELWSTKVWDIKAGQSARRNARSPGTQYDDTDRCVPQGPIPGFDIDIYRTFYKAGKKVKTETDTARYQAADHVICGKKPESD
- a CDS encoding flavin reductase family protein, whose protein sequence is MTATVDQQAFRGALGRFASGVTVVSTTQNGIDHAMTASAFTSVSLDPPLVLVCSHTESRFHEAVLETGFWGVSILAEEGIAASAWFAHRGRPLEDQMQGIAFHRGASGAPLLDDSLAWLECSTVSVTAGGDHTILVGAVTGAAVRDDIDDPLLYYRAHYGTILRLPDSEKTVYGSNP